In Sphingomonas sp. SORGH_AS_0950, the following are encoded in one genomic region:
- the recA gene encoding recombinase RecA has protein sequence MAANLKVIETGMATANADRQKALDAALAQIDRAFGKGSAMKLGQKETMQVEAISTGSLGLDIALGVGGLPRGRVIEVYGPESSGKTTLALHVIAEAQKMGGTAAFVDAEHALDPVYAKKLGVNIDELIVSQPDTGEQALEITDTLVRSNAIDVLVVDSVAALVPRAEIEGEMGDSHVGLQARLMSQSLRKLTGSISRSRCMVIFINQLRMKIGVMYGNPETTTGGNALKFYASVRLDIRRTGQIKDREDITGNATRVKVVKNKVAPPFKQVEFDIMYGEGISKIGEILDLGVKAGLVEKSGSWFSYDSVRIGQGRENAKNYLRENPDMADRLERAIRQRTEQVAEDMMTGPDADDDL, from the coding sequence ATGGCCGCCAATCTGAAAGTGATCGAAACAGGCATGGCAACCGCAAACGCAGACCGTCAAAAGGCGCTCGACGCCGCGCTCGCTCAGATCGACCGGGCGTTCGGCAAGGGCTCGGCGATGAAGCTGGGGCAGAAGGAGACGATGCAGGTCGAGGCGATCTCGACCGGCTCGCTGGGGCTCGACATCGCGCTGGGCGTGGGCGGCTTGCCGCGCGGTCGCGTGATCGAGGTCTATGGCCCCGAATCTTCGGGCAAGACTACGCTGGCGCTGCACGTCATCGCCGAGGCGCAGAAGATGGGCGGCACCGCCGCCTTCGTCGACGCCGAACACGCGCTCGACCCGGTCTATGCCAAGAAGCTGGGCGTCAATATCGACGAACTGATCGTGTCGCAGCCGGATACCGGCGAGCAGGCGCTGGAGATCACCGACACGCTGGTCCGCTCGAACGCGATCGACGTGCTGGTGGTCGACTCGGTCGCCGCGCTCGTCCCGCGCGCCGAGATCGAGGGCGAGATGGGCGACAGCCATGTCGGCCTTCAGGCCCGCCTGATGTCGCAGTCGCTGCGCAAGCTGACCGGATCGATCAGCCGTTCGCGCTGCATGGTGATCTTCATCAACCAGCTGCGCATGAAGATCGGCGTGATGTACGGCAACCCGGAGACGACGACGGGCGGCAATGCACTGAAATTCTATGCCTCGGTCCGGCTCGACATCCGTCGCACCGGCCAGATCAAGGACCGTGAGGACATCACCGGCAACGCGACCCGCGTGAAGGTGGTGAAGAACAAAGTCGCCCCGCCGTTCAAGCAGGTCGAATTCGACATCATGTATGGCGAAGGCATCTCGAAGATCGGCGAGATCCTCGATCTGGGCGTCAAGGCCGGGCTGGTCGAGAAGTCGGGCAGCTGGTTCTCCTACGACTCGGTCCGTATCGGGCAGGGGCGTGAGAACGCCAAGAATTACCTGCGCGAGAATCCCGACATGGCCGACCGCCTGGAACGCGCGATCCGCCAGCGGACCGAGCAGGTGGCCGAGGACATGATGACCGGCCCCGACGCGGACGACGATCTGTAA
- a CDS encoding electron transfer flavoprotein-ubiquinone oxidoreductase, translating to MSERESMPYDVVIVGAGPAGLSAAIRLKQLATQGGAELSVCVLEKGSEVGAHILSGAVIDPIALDELLPDWRDDGCPLAEVPVTENHHWILTAGKHRNVPHALVPPFMHNKGTYTGSLGNLCRWLAGKAEELGVEIFPGFAAAEILFHEDGRVKGVATGDMGVARDGTHKPDYQPGLELHAKYTFFAEGVRGHLSKEIIRQFDLARDSDPQIYGLGIKELWDIDPAKHVPGRVIHTQGWPLGDDANGGGFIYHQAGGQVAIGFVTWLNYSNPYISPFQEMQKWKTHPVIAELLKGGKRVSYGARAINDGGLQAIPKLTFPGGVLVGCSAGFLNVPRIKGTHGAMKSAMLAAEAAFAAVQAGREGDELTDYPEAFRASWLYKELAGVRNVVPLVKKYGDFVGSGLANVTMWSEHFGLKMPFTMKHKPDHETLWRKDQVKKPDYPKPDGVLTFDRLSSVFLSNTNHEEDQPVHLTLKDASVPIAHNLPLFDEPAQRYCPAGVYEVVGVDEGDPKFVINAQNCVHCKTCDIKDPTQNINWVVPEGGGGPNYPNM from the coding sequence ATGAGCGAACGCGAATCGATGCCCTATGACGTGGTGATCGTCGGCGCCGGGCCAGCGGGCCTGTCGGCCGCGATCCGCCTGAAGCAGCTGGCGACGCAAGGCGGCGCCGAGCTGTCGGTCTGCGTGCTGGAAAAAGGCTCGGAGGTCGGCGCGCACATCCTGTCGGGCGCGGTGATCGACCCGATCGCGCTCGACGAGTTGCTGCCCGACTGGCGCGACGATGGTTGTCCGCTCGCCGAGGTGCCGGTGACCGAGAACCATCACTGGATCCTGACCGCGGGCAAGCATCGCAACGTGCCGCACGCGCTGGTCCCGCCCTTCATGCACAACAAGGGCACCTATACGGGCAGCCTCGGCAATCTGTGCCGCTGGCTGGCGGGCAAGGCCGAGGAACTGGGCGTCGAGATCTTCCCCGGTTTCGCCGCCGCCGAAATCCTGTTCCATGAGGATGGCCGGGTGAAGGGCGTGGCGACCGGCGACATGGGCGTGGCGCGCGACGGCACCCACAAGCCCGATTACCAGCCGGGCCTGGAGCTCCACGCCAAATACACCTTCTTCGCCGAGGGCGTACGCGGGCATCTGTCCAAGGAGATCATCCGCCAGTTCGACCTAGCGCGCGACAGCGATCCGCAAATCTATGGTCTGGGCATCAAGGAATTGTGGGACATCGATCCCGCCAAGCATGTGCCGGGCCGCGTCATCCATACCCAGGGCTGGCCGCTGGGCGATGACGCCAATGGCGGCGGCTTCATCTACCACCAGGCGGGGGGACAGGTCGCGATCGGCTTCGTGACGTGGCTGAACTATTCCAACCCGTACATCTCCCCGTTCCAGGAGATGCAGAAGTGGAAGACCCATCCGGTCATCGCCGAGCTGCTGAAGGGCGGCAAGCGCGTCTCTTACGGCGCGCGCGCGATCAATGACGGCGGGCTTCAGGCGATCCCCAAGCTGACCTTCCCCGGCGGCGTGCTGGTCGGTTGTTCGGCGGGTTTCCTCAACGTGCCGCGGATCAAGGGCACGCACGGCGCGATGAAGTCGGCGATGCTGGCCGCCGAGGCGGCGTTCGCGGCGGTCCAGGCGGGGCGCGAGGGCGACGAGCTGACCGACTATCCCGAGGCATTCCGCGCCTCCTGGCTCTACAAGGAGCTGGCGGGCGTCCGCAACGTCGTGCCGCTGGTCAAGAAATATGGCGATTTCGTCGGCAGCGGGCTTGCCAACGTCACCATGTGGTCGGAGCATTTCGGGCTGAAAATGCCCTTCACCATGAAGCACAAGCCCGATCACGAGACGCTGTGGCGCAAGGATCAGGTGAAGAAGCCCGACTATCCCAAGCCCGATGGCGTGCTGACCTTCGATCGCCTCTCCTCGGTGTTCCTGTCGAACACCAACCATGAGGAGGATCAGCCGGTCCATCTGACGCTCAAGGATGCGAGCGTGCCGATCGCGCACAACCTGCCGCTGTTCGACGAGCCCGCGCAACGCTACTGCCCGGCGGGTGTTTATGAGGTGGTGGGCGTGGACGAGGGCGATCCGAAATTCGTGATCAACGCCCAGAACTGCGTCCACTGCAAGACGTGCGACATCAAGGACCCGACCCAGAATATCAACTGGGTCGTACCCGAAGGCGGCGGAGGACCCAATTATCCCAATATGTAA
- a CDS encoding bifunctional 2-polyprenyl-6-hydroxyphenol methylase/3-demethylubiquinol 3-O-methyltransferase UbiG has product MTSGLDWSGRVGDVWAEQWRRTERSFTHLTAHLDAAIAAVAPRRGRALDIGCGVGSTGLALRAARPELEVVGVDLSPEMLALAGTRAADVEGRGGALRFVCGDAVSVAASEGPFDLFVSRHGVMFFPDPVAAFTSLRAAASPGAALVFSCFDERARNGFATLADEAVGHSPAPVAGYEPGPFAFADSHRVGAWLEQAGWALEAAARVDFEYVVGQGATPVEDAVDFLSRIGPAARAMAAAAPDERARIAAALREGLSHHRTGDQVALPASAWIWRVRAGAA; this is encoded by the coding sequence ATGACCAGCGGACTGGATTGGAGCGGCCGGGTCGGCGATGTCTGGGCCGAGCAATGGCGTCGCACCGAACGCAGCTTCACCCATCTGACGGCGCATCTCGACGCCGCCATCGCCGCCGTCGCGCCCCGGCGGGGGCGGGCGCTGGACATAGGCTGCGGCGTCGGGTCGACCGGCCTGGCGCTCCGGGCGGCGCGTCCCGAGCTGGAGGTCGTCGGGGTCGACCTGTCGCCGGAAATGCTGGCCCTGGCAGGGACGCGGGCGGCGGACGTGGAGGGCCGGGGCGGGGCGCTCCGTTTCGTCTGCGGCGACGCGGTGTCGGTCGCCGCGTCGGAGGGGCCGTTCGACCTTTTCGTCTCGCGTCACGGCGTGATGTTCTTTCCCGATCCCGTCGCGGCGTTCACGAGCTTGCGGGCGGCCGCGTCGCCGGGGGCGGCGCTGGTCTTTTCCTGCTTCGACGAGCGGGCGCGCAACGGATTTGCGACGCTGGCGGACGAGGCGGTCGGCCATTCGCCCGCGCCTGTCGCCGGTTACGAACCGGGGCCCTTCGCCTTTGCCGATTCGCATCGGGTGGGGGCATGGCTGGAACAGGCCGGATGGGCGCTGGAGGCCGCCGCGCGGGTCGATTTCGAATATGTCGTCGGGCAGGGCGCGACGCCGGTCGAGGATGCGGTCGATTTCCTGTCCCGCATCGGCCCGGCGGCGCGCGCGATGGCGGCCGCCGCCCCGGACGAGCGGGCGCGGATCGCGGCGGCGTTGCGCGAGGGGCTGTCCCATCACCGGACCGGCGATCAGGTGGCCCTGCCGGCCTCCGCCTGGATCTGGCGGGTAAGGGCGGGAGCGGCCTGA
- a CDS encoding glutathione S-transferase family protein, which translates to MTIIVHHLENSRSQRILWMLEELDLPYAVKRYRRDRKTMLAPRELRAVHPLGKSPVIEDDGMVIAETGAIIEYLVGKADGRLGPPAHRDAVQRWRFWLHYAEGSLMPPLFVLLVLSRIPVLGKAAIKRFMPMIDRHLDYVESELTHSPWFAGDQFTAADIIMSFPLEAARSRAGLDESRPATIAWLERIHARPAYQVALAKGGPYAYA; encoded by the coding sequence ATGACGATCATCGTCCATCATCTCGAAAATTCGCGGTCGCAACGCATCCTGTGGATGCTGGAGGAACTCGACCTGCCCTATGCGGTGAAACGCTATCGGCGCGACCGCAAGACGATGCTCGCCCCGCGCGAACTGCGTGCGGTGCATCCGCTCGGCAAATCGCCGGTGATCGAGGATGACGGCATGGTGATCGCCGAGACGGGGGCGATCATCGAATATCTGGTCGGCAAGGCCGATGGCCGCCTGGGCCCGCCCGCGCACCGCGACGCGGTGCAACGCTGGCGCTTCTGGCTGCATTATGCCGAGGGCTCGCTGATGCCGCCCCTGTTCGTCCTGCTCGTTCTCAGCCGCATTCCCGTGCTGGGCAAGGCGGCGATCAAGCGGTTCATGCCGATGATCGACCGGCATCTCGACTATGTCGAAAGCGAGCTGACCCATTCGCCCTGGTTCGCGGGCGACCAGTTCACCGCAGCGGACATCATCATGAGCTTCCCGCTCGAGGCGGCGCGGTCGCGGGCGGGGCTGGACGAAAGCCGCCCCGCGACGATCGCCTGGCTGGAACGCATCCACGCCCGCCCCGCCTATCAGGTCGCGCTCGCCAAGGGTGGCCCCTATGCCTATGCCTGA
- a CDS encoding tetratricopeptide repeat protein, with amino-acid sequence MAAAVRATPEPLSAYLAARVAAAEGRAAEAAGDYATALAGWPDDPAVAVRAYREAMISGDEALALRAARVMQAEKVAPIDVTLLDLAIAARKGDRAGSDAAIAGIAGGPLKILSPVLKAWAAWDRRQPVEPALDSAGKEPVARRLAEEHRLLLALAARKMDDSSVRLLLEAMRPPADTRIAAAALMAGHGDEADARRLMTDPLVDAGRKALGVKPDLGFGVSQLFVRVGAELASDGPRPLVIALARTALIADPGNDRARLLLAEALSKDEAWDAAIAALAGVDPRRAFAHRAAVVRVGLLGAAGRMGEALMLARGLATAKNATVDDWQVYADQLIAAQQPAEAVPWYERVTRADPPLPWAAWLQYGGALDQAGRREEADAALARAVALAPDEPLALNYLGYARVERGQDVAGSLAMLERASKLAPDNGSITDSLGWAYFRAGQPGRALPLIERAAMAEPANAEINDHLGDIYWSLGRHYEARYAWRAAALTADESERARITPKLSR; translated from the coding sequence GTGGCGGCGGCGGTTCGTGCCACGCCCGAGCCGCTCTCCGCCTATCTCGCCGCCCGCGTCGCGGCGGCCGAGGGGCGTGCGGCCGAGGCGGCGGGCGATTATGCGACCGCGCTGGCGGGGTGGCCCGACGATCCGGCGGTGGCGGTGCGCGCCTATCGCGAGGCGATGATCAGCGGCGACGAGGCGCTGGCGCTGCGCGCCGCGCGCGTCATGCAGGCCGAGAAGGTCGCGCCGATCGACGTGACGCTGCTCGACCTGGCGATCGCGGCGCGCAAGGGCGATCGCGCGGGTTCTGACGCCGCGATCGCAGGGATCGCCGGTGGGCCGCTCAAGATTCTGTCGCCGGTGCTCAAGGCCTGGGCGGCCTGGGATCGCCGACAGCCCGTCGAACCCGCGCTCGACAGCGCGGGCAAGGAGCCGGTCGCGCGGCGGCTGGCCGAGGAGCATCGGCTGCTGCTGGCGCTGGCGGCGAGGAAGATGGATGATTCCTCGGTCCGGCTGCTGCTGGAGGCGATGCGCCCGCCCGCCGATACCCGGATCGCCGCCGCCGCGCTGATGGCGGGCCATGGCGACGAGGCCGATGCGCGCCGCCTGATGACCGATCCGCTGGTCGATGCCGGTCGCAAGGCGCTGGGCGTCAAGCCGGACCTGGGCTTCGGCGTGTCGCAACTGTTCGTCCGCGTCGGTGCCGAGCTGGCGAGCGACGGCCCGCGCCCGCTGGTCATCGCGCTCGCGCGCACCGCGCTGATCGCCGATCCGGGCAATGATCGGGCACGGCTGTTGCTGGCCGAGGCATTGTCGAAGGACGAGGCATGGGACGCCGCCATCGCCGCGCTGGCGGGGGTGGACCCGCGCCGCGCCTTTGCCCACCGTGCGGCGGTGGTGCGGGTCGGGCTGCTCGGGGCGGCCGGGCGGATGGGCGAGGCGCTGATGCTGGCGCGCGGGCTGGCGACCGCGAAGAATGCGACGGTCGACGACTGGCAGGTCTATGCCGACCAGCTGATCGCCGCCCAGCAACCCGCCGAGGCGGTGCCCTGGTACGAACGGGTGACCCGCGCCGATCCGCCGCTGCCCTGGGCGGCCTGGCTGCAATATGGCGGCGCGCTGGATCAGGCGGGGCGGCGCGAGGAGGCCGATGCAGCGCTCGCCCGTGCGGTGGCGCTGGCGCCGGACGAGCCGCTGGCGCTCAATTATCTGGGCTATGCGCGGGTCGAGCGGGGGCAGGATGTCGCGGGCTCGCTGGCCATGCTGGAGCGGGCGAGCAAGCTGGCGCCCGACAATGGCTCGATCACCGATTCGCTGGGCTGGGCCTATTTCCGGGCGGGGCAGCCCGGCCGCGCGCTGCCGCTGATCGAGCGTGCCGCCATGGCCGAGCCCGCCAATGCAGAGATCAACGATCATCTGGGCGACATCTATTGGTCGCTGGGGCGGCATTATGAGGCGCGCTATGCCTGGCGCGCGGCGGCGCTGACCGCCGACGAGAGCGAACGGGCGCGGATCACGCCCAAGCTGTCGCGCTGA
- a CDS encoding 4-(cytidine 5'-diphospho)-2-C-methyl-D-erythritol kinase has product MTAIVETAPAKINLALHVRARRADGYHELETLFAFCRDGDVVTVAPAAATGLTLTGPFADRLAGEAQQDNLVMRAAQGFGARFGVAQHHAITLDKHLPVASGIGGGSADAAATLRALARLHGVAPDHPELFALAGELGADVPACLLGRTAWGRGKGDALQPLPPLGDVPVLLVNPGVGVSTAAVFGRWDGMDRGGLGEGEVMAVAAAGRNDLEPPARALAPAIDAVLAFLGQAPGVGLSRMSGSGATCFAIFDTVADRDAAATQARDQGWWALPTFLT; this is encoded by the coding sequence ATGACCGCCATCGTCGAGACCGCGCCCGCCAAGATCAATCTGGCCCTTCACGTCCGGGCGCGCCGGGCGGACGGCTATCACGAGCTGGAGACGCTGTTCGCCTTTTGCCGCGACGGTGACGTCGTGACGGTCGCACCCGCCGCCGCGACCGGCCTGACGCTGACCGGGCCGTTCGCCGACCGTCTGGCGGGCGAGGCGCAGCAGGACAATTTGGTCATGCGCGCCGCGCAGGGCTTCGGCGCGCGGTTCGGGGTGGCGCAGCATCACGCGATCACGCTCGACAAGCATCTGCCGGTCGCCTCGGGCATCGGTGGCGGGTCGGCGGATGCGGCGGCGACGCTGCGCGCGCTGGCGCGGCTGCATGGCGTGGCGCCCGACCATCCCGAATTGTTCGCGCTGGCGGGCGAGCTGGGCGCGGACGTGCCCGCCTGTCTGCTCGGCCGGACCGCATGGGGCCGGGGCAAGGGGGATGCGCTGCAACCGCTACCGCCGCTGGGCGATGTGCCGGTGCTGCTGGTCAATCCGGGCGTCGGCGTGTCGACGGCGGCGGTGTTCGGCCGCTGGGACGGCATGGATCGCGGCGGACTGGGAGAGGGCGAGGTGATGGCGGTCGCGGCGGCGGGGCGGAACGATCTGGAACCCCCGGCGCGCGCGCTGGCCCCAGCGATCGACGCGGTGCTGGCCTTTCTGGGTCAGGCGCCCGGCGTCGGGCTGTCGCGCATGTCGGGATCGGGGGCGACCTGTTTCGCGATCTTCGACACCGTCGCGGACCGGGATGCGGCGGCGACCCAGGCGCGCGACCAGGGCTGGTGGGCGCTGCCGACTTTTTTGACCTGA
- a CDS encoding dicarboxylate/amino acid:cation symporter — protein sequence MAKRLTLYIFIGLVLGLVVGLALNLSLDDGSAAAAAELKTIAGYFAIVTGLFLRLIKMIIAPLVFATLVSGIAQMGDTKALGRIGFRSLAWFISASLVSLSLGMILVNLLHPGVGLNLPLPAVTADSGVVKTGFDLQKFVTHLVPASLVEAMATNEVLQIVIGSLFLGVAITAVGERAAPLVRAVDALVAVMLQVTDYVMRLAPLAVFGAVAGTLTERGPGVIGNLAVFMGSFYLGLLLLWVVLIAVATLFIGGRIRELLSHIRAPLILAFSTASSEAAYPRILEGLDRFGVPPRIASFVLPLGYSFNLDGSMMYMTFASLFIAQAYGIDLSIGQQITMLLVLMVTSKGIAGVPRASLVVIAATMPMFHIPEAGLLLILAVDHFLDMGRSATNVIGNAVASAVIAKWEGPLDAPEPVDVESLHAPSGHPAQPAPDSFRQIGGH from the coding sequence ATGGCCAAGCGGCTGACCTTGTACATCTTCATCGGGCTGGTTCTCGGGCTCGTCGTCGGACTGGCGCTCAACCTGTCGCTCGACGACGGCAGCGCCGCGGCGGCCGCCGAGTTGAAGACGATCGCCGGCTATTTCGCGATCGTCACCGGCCTGTTCCTGCGGCTGATCAAGATGATCATTGCACCACTCGTCTTCGCCACCCTGGTTTCCGGCATCGCGCAGATGGGTGATACCAAGGCATTGGGGCGGATCGGTTTTCGCTCGCTCGCCTGGTTCATCTCGGCCAGCCTGGTCTCGCTCAGCCTGGGCATGATCCTGGTCAACCTGCTGCATCCGGGCGTCGGCCTGAACCTGCCGCTGCCCGCCGTCACCGCCGATAGCGGGGTGGTGAAGACCGGGTTCGACCTCCAAAAATTCGTCACCCATCTGGTCCCCGCCTCGCTGGTCGAGGCGATGGCGACCAACGAGGTGTTGCAGATCGTCATCGGATCGCTGTTCCTGGGCGTGGCGATCACCGCGGTCGGCGAACGCGCCGCGCCGCTGGTCCGCGCGGTCGATGCGCTGGTCGCGGTCATGTTGCAGGTGACCGATTATGTCATGCGCCTGGCGCCGCTGGCCGTGTTCGGCGCGGTCGCGGGCACGCTGACCGAGCGGGGGCCGGGGGTCATCGGCAATCTCGCGGTGTTCATGGGCAGCTTCTATCTCGGGCTGCTGCTGCTCTGGGTGGTGCTGATCGCCGTCGCGACGCTGTTCATCGGTGGGCGCATCCGCGAGCTTCTGTCGCATATCCGCGCGCCGTTGATCCTGGCCTTTTCGACCGCCTCGTCCGAGGCCGCCTATCCGCGCATCCTGGAGGGGCTGGACCGGTTCGGCGTGCCGCCGCGCATCGCCAGCTTCGTGCTGCCGCTGGGCTATTCGTTCAACCTCGACGGGTCGATGATGTACATGACGTTCGCGTCGTTGTTCATCGCCCAGGCTTACGGCATCGACCTTTCGATCGGGCAGCAGATCACCATGCTGCTGGTCCTGATGGTCACGTCGAAGGGGATTGCGGGCGTGCCGCGCGCCTCGCTGGTGGTGATCGCGGCGACGATGCCGATGTTCCACATTCCCGAGGCGGGGCTGTTGCTGATCCTGGCGGTCGACCATTTCCTCGACATGGGCCGGTCGGCGACCAATGTGATCGGCAATGCGGTGGCCAGCGCGGTCATCGCGAAGTGGGAGGGGCCGCTCGACGCGCCCGAGCCGGTCGATGTCGAGTCGCTCCACGCGCCGTCGGGACATCCGGCCCAGCCCGCCCCCGACAGCTTCCGGCAGATCGGGGGGCATTGA